TGGCTTTAACCAAATCTTTTTTATCTAAGGCTGATTTGATGTTTTCCAGATAATTGGACAGATTCCCCCGTTTTGTCGGGGTCACTACAAGTAATGACTTTCGTTTCGGCATCGCGGGAATTATACAGAAAAAAGGAGTGGTTGTCAAGCCCCATTAGAAATTATTTTCTACATCCTTGTAGAGTTCATTGTAAAGTTTTTAACTTAATTATAGCCTAAATTTCTAACGGGGTAAAATTCAAATTTAATTACGCGTTTTTAATTTTAGTCATATTCCTTGTTAAGTTAACTCCAAATCTCCGTTGAGTAATCAGTTCCATCCTTTTAAAAAATAGGTGTTGTGGAGGCGGGAAGAGAATCTCGTCAAGGTGCAAGTTTCTTTGAAATAATTATTTCAGGCGACTTGGACGCGGTCACGGCCGGATTCCTTTGCCTTATAAAGCGCCGCATCCGCTGCCTTAAGGACCGCCTCGGCCGTAGTGCCGTGCTCCGGGTAAACAGACACCCCCAATGAAATCGTGATGCCATCAGATGATTTGTCGCCTTTCTGGGGATATAATTTTTTGAATTCTTCCCGCAGGTATTCGGCGCGCTGGCGGGTTGCCTCCAAAGTGGCATCAGGTATAATGAGCGTAAATTCCTCGCCCCCGTAACGACAGGCAATATCGCTTTCCCTGATATTTTCCCTGAGGAATTTGCCCATGTTTTGCATTAGATTATCTCCATAGGCGTGTCCAAACCGGTCGTTAAAATCCTTGAAGTGGTCTATATCCATCATAATAATACCGACCGGAGTGCCCTTGCGGCTGGCCCGGAGCAATTCGCGTTCCAGGGATTCTTCCATATAACGGCGGTTAAAAAGGCCGGTCAGATGGTCGCGGATGGAGAGGGCTTGCAGGCTTTCCCTCAATTTTAAGTTGCCCAGCGAGGGTCCTATCTGGGCAGCGATATTCGTTGCCATGTGCTTTTTTTGTTCCAGCCGGATAGCTTTATCTTTTGCCAGGTCGGAACGGGCGAATACGATGCTGAGTATGCCGGAGACCTCGCTCTGTAATATCAGCGGCACGCAGAAAAATATCCCGGATACATTTTTCCCGTGGCGGCATCCCGGAGTGCTTTCCGACACGTTCGTACTCAGATAGGGCCTTCCCATCCGGACTGCCCAGCACTCTTCCGGCGTAAACAGTTCATGGCCGGGCGCATTAGCGCCCCAGGTTATTACGGGTTCTGCCAGGTTGCGAGGTGTATCGAAAATATATAAAGCACCCGAGTTTTCCGGATACAACCGCTTGAGGAATTCGCCGATTACCTTGTAAGCTTCAGCGGTGGTCAGCGAGACCTGCAGTTTGGTATTCATCTCCGCCAGCAGGTTTATTTCGAAATTGTGCTGTTCCAGAATTTTAACCGAGTAATTGAGCTTTTCGTTTGTTTCATTAAGCGCCTTTTCCATTTCACGGCGCTGGGTGATATCACGCCCAAAGACAAAAAAACGCCCCCCGTCCTTAAGATAGTTGATAGAAAGTTCGAGTGTAAGAATTTTACCGGACTTGGAGCGGTGATGGACTTCAAACCTGCCCGAGCCGCGTTCCATTACTTCGTGGATGCTGCGGGTAATTTCATCCGGTGACTGGTAAACCTCCAAATTGCCGATAGACATCTTAAGCAGCTCATCGCGGGTGTATCCGATGAGTGAGCAATAACTTTCGTTTGCATCCAGGAACCGCCCTTCTCTATCGGTTACCCAAAACCCATCCAGCGCCGTCTGGAGGATAGTCCGGTATTCCATTGCCGCCTGCCGGCGCTGGCTGATGATGATGTTCAACGGGCGGAATATCAAAAAGTAAAGCATCGGGATAAGGACGATAACCAGCCAGACATGCCATGTCGTCAACTGAATCCAATCAGCCAGCGGTGTATACTTAATTGCGCCAAGCGCGACAAACTCGGCAATAAGTATGATTACGGCTGCGCGGACGATTGCCTTAACAGGTGGCTTAGTTTGGACGGCGTGATTTTCTTGTTCGTTCATATATAAAATGGATTTTATTATACAAACCCGGCTAAATTATTTTCGGATGCCATTATAAGCTAAAAAAGTATTTAGTCAATAAAAATATTCAGGGGTTTAGTCCGATAGAAAAAATAGTTGCTCAATTTTATCCGTTACCCAACGGCGTTTTGTATGCGCCCATCGGTTAATGGAGCGGATTTTGCTAAAGCCGGAAACTCCCTTATTATTAAATTAAGCAATTAGCCGCTTGTCAAATACCCTGCCAATTATTTCAAAACTGTCTCATTAACAACCATATTTAACAAGATGTTTAATTTATATTAATGAGACAGTAATAAAAACGGCTAAATATGGTTTTTATGCTTGTTTTATGCGCTAAACCCATATAAAACGCTATTTGGCCGTTTATAAAGTGTTTCATTAGGTGTTTTTTTATAGAAACATCCCGAAATGCTTAACCAGATGGCGTTTATTTCTAACGACTTTATTTTCAAGCAGTTAAAGATGTAAATAAGGTTTTATCATAAGTTGGCACGGTATTTGCTTATATACATAATAAATAGGTAACCATTCGCTAATGTGATAGGCGTATGGAAGGCCTGATTAGTTTTATAGTGAAGGAAAGGAGGGGATAATAGCAGTTAACGGGATAACCAAAGTAAACAAAGTTAAATAGAGGCCTTTATCTTGGCCTCAAAATATGGAGGAATGAATATGAGGAAAGGGATAGTAATGCTGGTAATTGCCCTGGTAACTTTCGCAATGGGATGCTCCCAGACAATGTATGAATCAAAGCCGGATAAAACCAAAACGGAAAAGCCCGTCATGAAACCTGATATGATGCAAAAAAAGGCCGCGGATAAGGTCACACCCCATACTATCAAGGCTAATGAAATCGGCAAGGAAGTAATCTGCACGGTCATGAAGGTCCCCTGCACGGTTGACGAAAATACTCCGGCGCTGGAATACAAGGGCAAGGTCTATTATTTCTGCTGCAACAATTGTCCGAAGATGTTCATGGAAGATCCGGATAAATATGCGGTAAAAACAGAAGTTACCCCCCACGCAATCACGGCTGATGAAATCGGCAAGGAAGTAACCTGCCCGGTCATGAAGGTCCCCTGCACGGTTGATAAGAATACATCTGCCCTTGAATACAAAGGCAAGGTTTATTATTTCTGCTGCAACAATTGCCCGAAAAGGTTCATGGAAGACCCGGATAAATATGCGGCACAATCTGAAATCAAAGCGCATTTCATCAGTGATGAAGAAGTGGGCAAAGAAGTGAGGTGCACGGTTATGGGCGGGACGTTCAAGGTGGAGAAAGATACCCCGGCACTGGAATACAAAGGCAAGGTCTATTATTTCTGTTGTTACAATTGCCCGGAGAAGTTTAAGGAAAATCCGGATAAATACGCAATCGAATCACAGGTTAAGGCGCATTTCATCAGCGATGAAGAAATCGGCAAAGAAGTAATCTGCCCGGTTATGAAAGGGACTTTCACAGTGGATAAGGAAACCCCGGCCCTTGAATACAAAGGCAAGGTTTATTATTTCTGCTGCTACAACTGCCCGAAAAAGTTCATCGCAGACCCGGATAAATATGCGTCAAAAGATTAATGAACAAAATGAAAGTGATTGATTTAACTTAATCTCGTTTGATAATAATGAAAGGAAATGAAAGAATGGCAGTGAAAACAACATGCTTACTATTGCTTTTAGGAACGATTTGCCTGTTTAGTTATTCGGCATTTGCCGAGGATGATTTCAAGCCGTCGATGAAATTCACGAACTCACGCTTCTCCGCCGGATATATAGATTCCGAGAGGAACGGCAGTTATTCGGCCGGCTCCTATTACATGCCCGATGCAAGATTGGAATTCAATTGGCTAATGAGCCCTGATGCAACCGTTCATGTCAGGATGAACCTGAACAACGCCAAGTTTACCGGAATGTGCTGTTTTTACGTAGAGTTGCGTAACCTGGCGGCTAATATTTCGCCGTCGTTGAAAGACAGCGCGTTTAACCCGTCCATTTGTCTCGGACAGTTTAAAATGGATTTCGGGGAGGAAAATTTCTCCAATGACCCGACCAACGGAGTGCTCATTTCCAATTCAGCGGCAAATATTGCCGGCATGGACGAAGGTTTGAATATAAACCAGGTGCTGCCTAAAGAAACGCTCGGGTTTCCCGCCAGATGGTCTTTGAGCTTTCATAACGGCAATACCACAGCCGCCGGCGGCGATAATACCCAGTCCAAGGCGGTTATTTTGAAACTATCCGCCCTTCCCTTGACGGCATTGTACGTTTCCGGCAGTTACTATAATTCCGGCGACTTAGGTGTGCAGGATGCGGCTTTAGGGTGTGGCGGTTTGGTCACCCGCCCGACGAACGCCACGGAATGGACGCGCAATATCTGGGAAGTTGATTTGCGCTATGATATCGAGCCGGGCAGTCAGTCTGACCATAAGCAAAGCAGGAGCAGCTGTTGTGCGGAGATAAATAGCAGCGGGATTTTACCCGGCCCGCCGGCTTTTTCGGATAGCAAGGCCTTTGTCAGGCTGGCTTACGGCAAATTTACCGACGACGGCAAAGACAGGCTTGCGCCGGTTCTCAAAGTAACCGAGCGGGAAGGTTCTTATTATTACCTGGAAGGATGTTATAACGCCACCAAGAAGGTATACCTGGGTGCCCGTTATAGTTTCATCGGGTTTGATAAGTCGGATATGTTTGCTTCGCTTAACGGTGTTAATGCCAATGACTATACCAGGATCTCGGCTGGTCCGGGCTATCGGTTATCCAAAAATACCCACATTAAGGCAGAGTATTCCGTTGATTCTGAAAAGATGCCGACCGGAGTGTCTGAACCCAAGAATAATCAGATTGCGATTTTATTTACAACCTTGTTTGATTAGGAAAGGATACCCCGTATGAAGAGAATGAAATGGGGCTGCATTGATATGATGCGCCTGGCCATGGCGGTTATTATGGTGTTGAGCATCATCGTCACTGGATGCTCCGCCGCTTCGGCAAATAAAGAAGTTGTTGACCAAGGCGCGGGAAACCAAACCCCGTCCGAAGAATTAAAGGATTTGCTTAATCGGGGCATTGCCCGGGAGCTGAGGGTTTCCATCCAGTATATGTGGCAGCATATCATCTGCAACGATGCGGAAAGCCAGGAGTTCCAGAACGAACTAAGGTCGATTGCCGTCAACGAAATGGGCCATGCAAAAGCCATTGCCGAACGGTTGTATGCTTTGGGCGGCGTTCCGACGACCAAGTCCGAAGATGTTACTGTCGGAAGCAGCCTTAAAGAGATGTTTGAAAACGACAAAAGGGAAGAAGCCGGTGCGCTTAAATTATACACGAGAACAATCGAACTTGCCGGCAAACTGGGCGATGAAATAACCGTTCGATTATTCAGGAAAATCCTGCAGGATGAACAGGAGCATTACGACACCTTCAGCGCCTTTTTGGAAAAGGTAAAGTAAAACTCCATCCCCCCGGCATTAATGCCGGGGGGATGGTGCTCCCTTAAAATATCGGATAAAACAGCCATCCGTTTACTTCTTATAATACCAATTTCTGCGCGTACATTTCGTATTTAACTGTCTCACTTAATACTAAGTTTCATTTATATTAAAAGAGACAGTTTGGGCTTCATGATTTAATGCGCTTTCACCCTAATATCCTGTAATTGTTGATGTTATACCATCCCTTTCTATATGGATTAGATTAAGCAGTTTCATTAAGAATTATTAGATGATACGGAGTGATAACTTCTGCTTAAGCAGTATCCTTATGCAATCTCTTTATTCTTAAGGTGTTAGGCATACCGGAAATATTTATGTTTTGGTTGGCACGATATTTGCTTATAAAGATAAATGTTATTACGGCGTAATGCCGGTGTGGTAGATTTTAATGAAAGGGGGTGAAAAGAGATGGGAAAATGTTCTGCTAAATCATTTCCAAAGGGGCAGATGATGAATGTCCGTGCCGATGTTGGTAGCGCCGCAGGGAAGCTCTGGCAATATCTTTCCAAAAACGGCGTATCCAGCCTTGAGGACTTAAGCTGCCAGGCTGATATTGACTGCGATTTAGCCAAGCTGGCGGTTGGTTGGTTAGCCAGGGAAGATAAGGTTTGCCTTAGCCGGGATAAGAACGATACGTATATCCGGTTATCCGATTCCGAAGTAAGGGTATAAATTTAAATCATTATTACGGGAAATGGGGGAGTAAGATATACCCGGCGGTATGAAGGATGGTATTGAAGGAGAATTGCCCAAAATATGGATAAAAATGGCAAAAGGATACAAACACCGCAATATCATCTGATCATTCCCTTAGGGGACCCGGGATATCTTTTCCCCTTTCCCGAAAATGAATCCTTATTTTAACCGGAATCGTAAGAGCCAAGAGATTAATAATATTTTATAAGGAGGATTAAATATGTGCCAGATATGCGGTTGTACTCCATGTAAGAAATGCGGAAAGCCTATTGAAAACGGAGTTTGCAGCGGGTGCGGCAAGAAATCTGATGATTGTAACTGCAAAACCCAAACCGTTTCAGGTTTTTTGGAACAGGTCCGAAAACACCTGAATAAATGGAGGAATTTTCCGGTGCCGTGAACCCTTTTTAGCCGGGAAAGATGGCGGATAATTGTTTATTAAGCCGGATTTTTCATTTGGATGAAAGTGGCTGCGAAGGCGACAGGATTAATAAAGAAAAGGAGAATTGTTGCCGAAACTTGGTAGAAAAGCCAAGATTAAAAACAGACTATAGCCGGGTGAATAAATGAAACCTTGTAGCTTCTGCAGAAACATTTTGGATAACATCGCCAACGGCGTATATGTCGTAGATAATAATCTACACATCAGGTATTGGAACAGGATTATGGAGAAGATTACCGGCATAAAATCGCACGAAATAACCGGATATCCCTGTGAGCATAGGAAATTCTTTTATTATGACCGGAGCGGGGGACATCCCTGTACTCCTGAAAAATGTATTTTAGTGAATGCCATAAAATATGGTATCGCCGAGGAAAAGGATTTTTATCTCCACCATAAAGACGGATTCCAGGTGCCCGTTTCCCTGCGGGCTACGCCCCTTAGAAACGCGCACAACCAAGTCGTAGGAGCCGTCGGGATGTCCTGCGTTAATCTATATAAGATGGCTGGCATTCGGTATGCCACCGAGCAGGAACTAATGGCTTATATTGACCCGGTTACCCGCATAGGCAATCGCCGCTATGTTGAAATGAATGTCCAACGGAGATTGGAAGAATTATGCCGTTATTCTTGGAGTTTTGGCATACTGTTTATTGACCTGGACCATTTCAAGAAAATCAATGATTTATACGGCCATGATACCGGCGACGAAGTGCTTAAGAGTATGTCCAGTGTGCTTCAGCGTAATTTAAGGTCTTATGATGGGGTGGGACGCTGGGGCGGAGAAGAATTTATTGCCACCGTTCAGGGGGTTAAGGCGAATATGCTTTCTATCGTGGCGAACCGATTGCGTCAAACCATTGAAAGAAATAAGGTTATTGTAGGCGTGCATAATATCAAATGCACCATTTCTCTCGGCGCAACTCTGGGCAAAACCACCGATACAGTGGATGGTCTCCTGACAAGAGCAGATGGATTAATGTACCATAGCAAGAAATCAGGTCGTAATTGCGTGTCTACGGAAAAATTATGTTAAGCGGATGCGATAGATGATTAACAGGATAAGAAAAGTGCTAAAAAACGGCTCTAAAAAGAGTCCCTGCCAGAGGGGATTCCTTGAATTCGCCGGGTTGTCCGGAACGAAAAATTATGATTGAGCAACCTGTGGAGCAGGGAATAGATATTACTACACAACGGCAGGATGGAATCGTTGAAGTTATAATGAAGGGATACATAGACGCTTATACATATACAGATGTTGAAAAAACCTTTAATCGCCTCGTTGAAGAAAAGGTTTCTAAAGTGATTTTGGATATGTCTAAGGTGAAATTTTTAGGGGCGGTTGGGGCGGGGCTTCTTATAACTTTATTAACCGGGATAGAAGAAAATAAAGGAAAAGTAGTAATATTAAAACCCTCCTCCGAAGTAAAAGAAGTATTGGACTTAGTCGGGTTGAGCGCTGTTTTTCCCATAGCTAATGACAATGTAACGGCGTGGAAATCTGTTTTGTCCGCATGATGTTATTGTGATTGTTAGGATAATTGTCTGGTTATACGAAAGGTTTAATGAATGAATATTCTGCTTATCGCAGCTAATCGCCATAAACAGCCGGTTCCGGTGATGCCGTTCGGGCATTGCATTCCGGAGCAAATTTATTAGGAGTAAAATTATGAAACAAATTTGTACAGCCCCGATTCAAGGGATTAATAATGTTTCCGGCGAAAAAGGAGGAGGAAAATCAATGAAATATATCCTGCTGGCAATAATTGTAGTTTTATTGTTGTTTATCCTGTCCTATAAGGGCGACGATAAAACACCCGCCAGGATAATCTCAGAAAACGTAGAATATAAAAGCAATGGCGTGGTAATGGAAGGCTTCATTGCTTATGACGGGGCGGTTTCCGGTAAGCGGCCGGCAGTCATCATCGTCCATGAATGGGATGGGCTGGGTAATTACGTCAAAAGCCGGGCGGAACAGATTGCCCGATTGGGTTATGTGGCTTTCTGCGCGGATATTTACGGAAAAGGCGTAAGGGCAAGCTCGAGCGAAGAATCCGCAAAGTTAGCCGGCACTTACCGCGCCAACCCCAAACTTATGCGGGAAAGGATAACCGCCGCATTAGAAGAACTGAAAAATAATGAACTGGTGGATAAGGATAATATCGCAGCCATGGGGTATTGCTTCGGCGGAGGGACTGTTTTGGAGCTGGCAAGGACCGGGGCGGATATTAAGGGCGTTATCAGTTTCCACGGCAACCTCAATAACCTTGATCCGGCAACGACAAAACCAATCCAGGCGAAAATATTGGTTCTGCACGGCGCGGATGACAAATCAGTAACGCCGGAGGCGATGACGGCATTTGAAGATGAAATGCGCCATGCCAAAACCGACTGGCAAATTGTCATTTACGGCAACGCTGTGCACGGGTTTACCAATCCGGCACATGGCAATGACCCGGGAAAAGGCGCGGCTTATGAGGAGAAGGCCGACAAACGTTCATGGGAAGCCATGAAGAGCTTCCTTAAAGAAATATTTTCTCCGAATGATTTAAAGCACTGATTAAAAAACAACCATGTTATGGTAAAAACAACGCTGGTGAAAAAGACTGTCCCGAATGCTTTTACCGGAAATGGCAAGGCGCTGGTGAGCAAGGTAAATATCACCGGAAATCTCAGGCGGGATATCAGGAAAGCTGTCTCTTTAATCGGCGATCTGGCCCGTATAATCAAGCCTAACGATACGGTCCTTTTGAAGCCCAACTACGTATTTGATGCGCCGTATCCGGCTACCACATCCCCTGATTTCCTGCGCGCGGTTGTGGAAATAGTTAAGGAATACCATCCGTCAAGAATCCTGATAGGTGAGTCCTCGGCTTACTGGCAAAACACGCGCCGGAATATGGAGCGCCACGGCGCCTTTGATGTTGCCCGTGAAACCGGCGCGGAAATTTATATCTTTGATGATTACGACTGGGTTAGGATAGCGATTCCTAATGGAAAATACCAGAAATCCACCAAAATCCCCAGAATATTGGATGAGGTGAACTGCCTGATTTTCCTGCCGTGTTTGAAAACCCACCGGCTTGCCAGATACACCTGTTCCCTGAAACTTGCCTTTGGTTGCACCAAGAAATCCGAGCGGGTAGCACATTTTATTAACCTGGAACCCAAGGTTGCCGAGGTGGCATCGGTAATCTGGCCGGACCTGTGCATCGTGGACGCCCGGAAAATCTTCATTACCCATGGCCCGGGTGAAGGGGATGCCGCCGAGCCCGGATTGTTTCTTGCTTCCGGCGACCGGATTGCGATTGATGTCGAAGGAGTAAAAATAATCCAGTCTTATCCTGCCAAAAACAGGCTGGATATGGATGCCTGGGAGCTCCCGACCATAAGGCGTGCGATAGAACTTGGGCTGGGCGCCGAATCAGAAAAAGATTATATATTAAAATCTTCTGAGAAATTGGATTTCGTTGCCCAGCCCTAAAAT
This sequence is a window from Planctomycetota bacterium. Protein-coding genes within it:
- a CDS encoding diguanylate cyclase; the encoded protein is MKPCSFCRNILDNIANGVYVVDNNLHIRYWNRIMEKITGIKSHEITGYPCEHRKFFYYDRSGGHPCTPEKCILVNAIKYGIAEEKDFYLHHKDGFQVPVSLRATPLRNAHNQVVGAVGMSCVNLYKMAGIRYATEQELMAYIDPVTRIGNRRYVEMNVQRRLEELCRYSWSFGILFIDLDHFKKINDLYGHDTGDEVLKSMSSVLQRNLRSYDGVGRWGGEEFIATVQGVKANMLSIVANRLRQTIERNKVIVGVHNIKCTISLGATLGKTTDTVDGLLTRADGLMYHSKKSGRNCVSTEKLC
- a CDS encoding winged helix-turn-helix domain-containing protein gives rise to the protein MGKCSAKSFPKGQMMNVRADVGSAAGKLWQYLSKNGVSSLEDLSCQADIDCDLAKLAVGWLAREDKVCLSRDKNDTYIRLSDSEVRV
- a CDS encoding YHS domain-containing protein, with translation MRKGIVMLVIALVTFAMGCSQTMYESKPDKTKTEKPVMKPDMMQKKAADKVTPHTIKANEIGKEVICTVMKVPCTVDENTPALEYKGKVYYFCCNNCPKMFMEDPDKYAVKTEVTPHAITADEIGKEVTCPVMKVPCTVDKNTSALEYKGKVYYFCCNNCPKRFMEDPDKYAAQSEIKAHFISDEEVGKEVRCTVMGGTFKVEKDTPALEYKGKVYYFCCYNCPEKFKENPDKYAIESQVKAHFISDEEIGKEVICPVMKGTFTVDKETPALEYKGKVYYFCCYNCPKKFIADPDKYASKD
- a CDS encoding DUF362 domain-containing protein, translated to MVKTTLVKKTVPNAFTGNGKALVSKVNITGNLRRDIRKAVSLIGDLARIIKPNDTVLLKPNYVFDAPYPATTSPDFLRAVVEIVKEYHPSRILIGESSAYWQNTRRNMERHGAFDVARETGAEIYIFDDYDWVRIAIPNGKYQKSTKIPRILDEVNCLIFLPCLKTHRLARYTCSLKLAFGCTKKSERVAHFINLEPKVAEVASVIWPDLCIVDARKIFITHGPGEGDAAEPGLFLASGDRIAIDVEGVKIIQSYPAKNRLDMDAWELPTIRRAIELGLGAESEKDYILKSSEKLDFVAQP
- a CDS encoding STAS domain-containing protein, whose product is MIEQPVEQGIDITTQRQDGIVEVIMKGYIDAYTYTDVEKTFNRLVEEKVSKVILDMSKVKFLGAVGAGLLITLLTGIEENKGKVVILKPSSEVKEVLDLVGLSAVFPIANDNVTAWKSVLSA
- a CDS encoding ferritin-like domain-containing protein, translated to MVLSIIVTGCSAASANKEVVDQGAGNQTPSEELKDLLNRGIARELRVSIQYMWQHIICNDAESQEFQNELRSIAVNEMGHAKAIAERLYALGGVPTTKSEDVTVGSSLKEMFENDKREEAGALKLYTRTIELAGKLGDEITVRLFRKILQDEQEHYDTFSAFLEKVK
- a CDS encoding dienelactone hydrolase family protein, which produces MKYILLAIIVVLLLFILSYKGDDKTPARIISENVEYKSNGVVMEGFIAYDGAVSGKRPAVIIVHEWDGLGNYVKSRAEQIARLGYVAFCADIYGKGVRASSSEESAKLAGTYRANPKLMRERITAALEELKNNELVDKDNIAAMGYCFGGGTVLELARTGADIKGVISFHGNLNNLDPATTKPIQAKILVLHGADDKSVTPEAMTAFEDEMRHAKTDWQIVIYGNAVHGFTNPAHGNDPGKGAAYEEKADKRSWEAMKSFLKEIFSPNDLKH
- a CDS encoding diguanylate cyclase, encoding MNEQENHAVQTKPPVKAIVRAAVIILIAEFVALGAIKYTPLADWIQLTTWHVWLVIVLIPMLYFLIFRPLNIIISQRRQAAMEYRTILQTALDGFWVTDREGRFLDANESYCSLIGYTRDELLKMSIGNLEVYQSPDEITRSIHEVMERGSGRFEVHHRSKSGKILTLELSINYLKDGGRFFVFGRDITQRREMEKALNETNEKLNYSVKILEQHNFEINLLAEMNTKLQVSLTTAEAYKVIGEFLKRLYPENSGALYIFDTPRNLAEPVITWGANAPGHELFTPEECWAVRMGRPYLSTNVSESTPGCRHGKNVSGIFFCVPLILQSEVSGILSIVFARSDLAKDKAIRLEQKKHMATNIAAQIGPSLGNLKLRESLQALSIRDHLTGLFNRRYMEESLERELLRASRKGTPVGIIMMDIDHFKDFNDRFGHAYGDNLMQNMGKFLRENIRESDIACRYGGEEFTLIIPDATLEATRQRAEYLREEFKKLYPQKGDKSSDGITISLGVSVYPEHGTTAEAVLKAADAALYKAKESGRDRVQVA